One window of Hippoglossus stenolepis isolate QCI-W04-F060 chromosome 1, HSTE1.2, whole genome shotgun sequence genomic DNA carries:
- the lmo1 gene encoding rhombotin-1 isoform X1: MVLDKEEGVPMLSVQPKGKQKGCAGCNRKIKDRYLLKALDKYWHEDCLKCACCDCRLGEVGSTLYTKANLILCRRDYLRLFGTTGNCAACSKLIPAFEMVMRARDNVYHLDCFACQLCNQRFCVGDKFFLKNNMILCQMDYEEGQLNGSFETQVQ, encoded by the exons GTGTGCCGATGCTCTCCGTCCAGCCCAAAGGGAAACAGAAGGGGTGTGCTGGCTGCAATCGCAAGATTAAAGACCGCTACCTGCTCAAGGCCCTGGACAAATACTGGCACGAGGACTGTCTCAAATGTGCCTGCTGTGACTGCCGCCTGGGGGAGGTGGGCTCCACCCTCTATACGAAAGCCAACCTCATCCTCTGTCGCAGGGACTACCTGAG gCTCTTTGGTACAACGGGGAACTGTGCAGCCTGCAGTAAACTGATCCCAGCCTTTGAAATGGTGATGAGAGCCAGAGATAATGTTTACCATTTGGACTGTTTTGCCTGTCAGCTTTGTAACCAGAG GTTTTGCGTGGGGGACAAGTTTTTCCTAAAGAACAACATGATTTTGTGTCAAATGGACTATGAGGAGGGCCAGCTGAACGGCAGCTTCGAGACACAGGTCCAATAG
- the lmo1 gene encoding rhombotin-1 isoform X2 produces the protein MLSVQPKGKQKGCAGCNRKIKDRYLLKALDKYWHEDCLKCACCDCRLGEVGSTLYTKANLILCRRDYLRLFGTTGNCAACSKLIPAFEMVMRARDNVYHLDCFACQLCNQRFCVGDKFFLKNNMILCQMDYEEGQLNGSFETQVQ, from the exons ATGCTCTCCGTCCAGCCCAAAGGGAAACAGAAGGGGTGTGCTGGCTGCAATCGCAAGATTAAAGACCGCTACCTGCTCAAGGCCCTGGACAAATACTGGCACGAGGACTGTCTCAAATGTGCCTGCTGTGACTGCCGCCTGGGGGAGGTGGGCTCCACCCTCTATACGAAAGCCAACCTCATCCTCTGTCGCAGGGACTACCTGAG gCTCTTTGGTACAACGGGGAACTGTGCAGCCTGCAGTAAACTGATCCCAGCCTTTGAAATGGTGATGAGAGCCAGAGATAATGTTTACCATTTGGACTGTTTTGCCTGTCAGCTTTGTAACCAGAG GTTTTGCGTGGGGGACAAGTTTTTCCTAAAGAACAACATGATTTTGTGTCAAATGGACTATGAGGAGGGCCAGCTGAACGGCAGCTTCGAGACACAGGTCCAATAG